In Leuconostoc kimchii IMSNU 11154, the DNA window TCGCGTATGAAAACATGGCTGCTGAAATCACAGCATGCCCATTTGGATCTTTAATCGAAAAATATAAATGGCGACCACGTCGCCGACCAATATTAGAAATTTCACCTGTAACATAAACTTTTTCTAAATAAGGATCAGCATCAAATTTGCGTTTCAAATAGGCTGTGAGCGCACTTATTGTTAAATATTTATTTGCTTCAGACATAGCTAAATTATACCATTATTATGCAGACATACAAAAAGCATAGATAACTATGCTTAATCGAGAAGTGTAATTGTAAAAGTTTTGTCATTCGTATTACGCGTTAGTATAGCTTGTAATTCATTCGCTGTTTTAACTATGATACGGACTGGCACATTACTTGGTAAAAACTTTAAAGCAGATTGCGATACATAAGTTGTGAAGCTATCAATTTCTGTTTGGCTATAGAATTGCGTCGTTACGGTAACATTCATACTAGTTAATGTGCCCGCCTTAAAGTTAGCCACAGCCGTTGCTCCAGCGATGTTTGGAAAGAAGTTAGCAACATCATTTTTAAAATTAGCAAAACCATTATTCTCGTCGTTGCCTAATTTAGACGTGTCAGTTGATTCTTTCGGGAGCACAATAGATTTGTCATTAACATCTGTCCACGCCTTTAAATCTGTCCCTTTGTCACTTGTTGATTCAGCATAGAAGCTACCTGGCGCTAATGAATCTGAGGGCGAATTGGCATACATCGCAATCACAATTGGTACATCTTGTGGCACACCAGATTGCTGACGCACTTTTTGAATGATTTTAGGTGCAATTTTTCGACCATAAGCTATACGATCATTATCTGAAATATTTTGTTTATAGGTTGGCCCGAATTCCTCTTTTTGATATTCGTCCTGCGTATTCATTGCAACACCAATAACCATACCCGACAACTTTAAATTTTTGCCATCTTTTGACATAAAATCTTGTTCAGTCAGTGTTTGCACATAAATAGGATTACGTGAATCATCAGTCTTACCATTATCTTCAGGATTAATAGCATCTGGATTACTATTACTTTTACGCGCTAAGAGATTATTAACTGTGTCTGCTGATAAATATTGTCCTTCTTGAAAAATATATTGATTTGTCTTAAATTGCGTTTTTGCCAAATCTAATAAACTAGATTCAAAATTTTTCACATCAAGACTGTTAGGTTCGGAAGTAGCTGTAATACCTCTAGCAGCACTGACTAAATAGCGCCCATCTTTAATCACAGTCTGGTATTGCCCTGGTGCTCTTTGTGTGATTTGTACACCACTGCTTGTTTTTTTAGTTGTTGGTGCAATACGATTTACGTTAAAAAAATATAATCCACCAATAGCTAGAATTAGTATGGCTATGACCATTACCATATACCCACGGAAACTTATACGTCTCATTTTTTGATATCCTCTTCTTTTTGCGCAGCGATCAATTGTGATTCTGTCCAAACTGCGATTCCTAATTCATTTGCCTTGGCTAACTTACTCCCAGCATCTGTACCAGCAATCAAAAGATCTGTTTTTGAAGAAACAGCAGACGATACGCTTGCGCCATGATTTTGCAACCATTTTGAAACAGCTGAGCGATTACTTTCGGACAATTTTCCAGTTAAAACAATTTTTTTACCATAAAAGAAAGAACTTTCATCAATTACCACTTCAGATAAATATGACTGGTTAACACCAGCAGCGGTTAACTCTTTTAAAAGCTGTTGTGACTCTGGCATGTTAAAATATTGTACCAGCGATCGTGCAATGGTTTCACCAATACCATCAATATTCGCGATTTCAGAAACCGTGGCTCTAGCAATAACTGATAACGTTTTAAACTTTTCCGCAATTAAGCGGGCTGCCTTAGCACCCACCATTCTAATACCCAAGCCAAATAATAATTTTTCAAGTGAATTATCCTTTGAACGTTCAATGGCATTTAATAAATTACTAACAGACTTTTCTTTGAATTTATCTAATGCGTGCAATTGCGTTGCATTTAAACGATAAATTGAAGCCACATCCTCAATAAAACCAGCTTGCAACAATTGTGCAATGACACGTGGTCCCATGCCTTCAATATTCATAGCATTACGTGATGCGAAATGTGCTAATCCTTCCTGAATTTGTGCGGAACAAGCAGGATTAATACAGCGCAAAGCCACTTCACCTTCAAGATGTACTAGCTTTGATTCACATGCTGGGCAGAGTAACGGTATATTGTAAGGTTGGCTGTTTACTGGCCTTTTCGATAAAATGACTTGGCCGATTTCGGGTATGATATCACCCGCTTTATGCAAAGTAACGGTATCTCCCAAACGCACACCTTTATCATTGAGATAGTCTGGATTGTGCAAACTCGCACGCTGAACAGTTGTTCCAGCCAATTGTACAGGATCCATCACTGCTGTTGGTGTTACAGCACCAGTTCGCCCAACAGTCCATTCAATATCACGAAGAATCGTTAACGCTTCTTCTGGCGGGAATTTATAGGCAATCGCCCAACGTGGAATTTTAACCGTATTGCCTAAATCAGTCTGATCATCTAACTCATTAACCTTAACAACAACACCATCAATCCCATAGGATAGCTTATCACGGTCTGCACTATATTTTGAAATATAATCTGCAATATCAGGCATTTTTAAAATCACATGATTGTGATGATCAGTCGGTAATCCCAACTCATGAAATCTTTCTAACGCCTGACTTTGTGTTGTCACACCTAGTATATCAGGCTCAGCAGTATAATAGACAAAAGCAGATAATTGCCGTTGCTTCATGATTGATGTATTTAACTGTCTTAATGAGCCTGCTGCAGCGTTCCGTGGATTTGCAAAGGGTGCTAAGCCCTCAGTTTCACGTTGATTATTTAAAGTAGCAAAACTCGATTTAGACATATATATTTCACCACGTACTTCAATTGTCAATGGTTCATTTAAGATTTGTGGAATGACTTTGATCATTTTTACATTAGCTGTGACATCCTCACCTATCATCCCATTCCCACGTGTTGATGCTTGAATTAGCTTACCATCGACATAGGTTAACGCAACGGCTAAACCATCAATTTTCAACTCTAAATTATAAGCTGATTGAAACCCTAATGTTTTGGTTGTACGGGCATCCCATTCCTCTAACTCTTCTAAACTAAAAACATCGCCCAAAGATAGCATTGGTGCTGGATGCACGACTTTTTCTAATCCAGATTTTGTTATCGCACCACCAACTTTTTGTGTGGGAGAATCCGGATTAATAAATTGCGGAAATGCAGCCTCTAGTTCAACTAACCGCGCATACAAGGCATCATACACATAGTCCTCAACAAGTGGTGCATCTTGTTCATAATATGCTACACCATATTGCAACAAGGTTTCTTGATGATTCGCAATTTCTTGTTGTGCCATCGGTGTCGTTAATTGTTCAATTGGTGTAAATTCTGGTAACATATTTTTTTCCTAATCTAACCGGATCCTATGATCATTGTTACTAAGTATTGGTATATTTATACCTTTATTTAACTATATGCGTTATTTTAATCAATTTTCGTAATGGGAGCAAACGCCGCTAATAATTGTTTGACACCTTCCGACGGGAAGGCGACTTTTAGTTCTTGGTCATTTGTGTTACCAGTAACAGCAACAACTGTACCAATACCCCATTTTTTATGACTAACTTTATCACCTGCCGACCAACTTGTATTATCTCCGCCTGTCGTACCACTCACTGTTTTAATGACTGGCGTTGACTGAAAAGTTGTGGCCTTTGCCATTTGTGTCTTACGGTCAAATGGCATAGCACGCTGATAACTACTTGAATTAACAGAACCGGCAGATTGTGAATCAAGTAATTCAGGTGAAATTTCTGAAATAAACCGAGACGCATCATTAACTTGTGTGCGCCCGTATAATAACCTAGAAAAGGCATTAGTTAAAAATAGCTTTTCCTTGGCACGTGTAATACCAACATACGCCAAACGTCTCTCTTCCTCAAGAAGATCTTCGTCCATGAGTGAACGTGATAATGGAAAAATACCTTCTTCCATACCAATTAAAAAGACAACAGGAAATTCCAGACCCTTAGCTGCATGCAAAGTCATCAATGTCACTGCGCCATCACCCTCCTCAAAATCATCTAGATCTGTCATTAGTGCTGTAGATCCCAAAAAATCCGTCATTGGGTCAACTGCTTCTGGATCATCTGCACGGTACTTTTCATCAAACTCTTTTGTAACAGACAAGAATTCTTCTAAGTTTTCTAAACGTGCTTGGCTATCTGGATCACTTTTTTCAGCCAACATTTGACGATATCCAGATCGTGTCATTGCCAATTCAGCAAGTTCAGTGACATTTAAAAATTCTGATTGTTGACGTAAATCATGCATCATATCAGCAAATACTAAGAATTTAGAAGCTGCTTTAGTTGAAATTTCTGGTGCCAACTCGATACTGTCAATTGCAGTCATGTAAGACACATTAAGTCGATTTGCCAACTCGCGTAGCCGGTTTAAAGATGTCGCCCCTAGGCCACGTTTTGGTTCATTGACAACACGTTCAAAAGCAGCATTATTGTCTGGGTTCGTAATCAAATTCATATACGACATGATATCCAGAATTTCTTTACGTTCATAAAATTTATGACCACCAACCATTGTATAAGGCATGTTCGCCTTAACTAATGATTCTTCCACATTACGCGACTGCGCATTAGTACGATACAGCACAGCAAAATCACTGTACGCCATATTGTTTTCTTCGCGCATTTTTTGAACATTTGACAAAATGAAATTGGCTTCGTCACGTTCTGTTTGTGCGCGATAATAGATTATTTTATCACCCTTACCATTTTGAGTCCATAATTTTTTGGGTACACGTTCATTGTTATGGTTAATCACTGCATTAGCAGCATCCAATATATTTTGCGTCGACCGATAGTTTTGTTCTAACATCACAGTATGTGCTGTAGGATAATCTTTTTCAAAATTCAAAATATTGTTCATGTTAGCGCCACGCCAACCGTAAATGGACTGATCGGCATCACCAACGACTGCCAAATTTTGTGAGCGCTTCGCTAATAAGTTAACAATAGTATATTGTGCATCATTTGTATCTTGATACTCATCGACATGTAGATATTCAAATTGATTTTGATAGCGTGTTAATACCTCAGGCGTTGATTGAAATAAATCAATCGTCAACATAATTAGGTCATCAAAATCAACACTTTGTGCACGCTTTAACTCCTGTTGGTAAGCCGTGTAGATTTCAGCAACTGTTTCCTGAAAGGCATTATCTGCTTGTTTTGCATAGTCACGTGGCCGAAGCATATCATTTTTAGCATTTGAAATCATGCCTAAAATCGTACGCGGGTCGTATTGATTTGTATCTAAATTCAAATCTGAAATCACACGTTTCATCAGTGTTTTCTGCGCACTCGTATCAATAATTGTAAAGTTACGTGATAAGCCAATATTTTCGCCATCACGTCTCAAAATACGCACAGCCAAAGCATGAAAAGTTGATACCCAAATATCACGTGCAACATCTTCTGATAATAACGCGCTAATCCGTTCACGCATCTCTTTTGCTGCCTTATTTGTAAATGTAATTGCTAATATTCGCCACGGAAAGACATTCAAGTCTTGTACTAAATGTGCAATACGATGTGTTAATACACGTGTTTTTCCTGATCCAGCACCGGCCATAATTAAAAGCGGCCCTTGTGTTGTTTGGACGGCCTCAGCCTGCTTATCGTTCATTCCATTGATGAGTTCTTCTACTGACATATGCACTCCTAAAGTGTAAATTACGCTCCTACCATTATACCAGATTTTTTCACGAACATCAGTTCGTAAAACACAAAAAAAGCAATCATATCTCGCTCATTATTTTGGTATATCAAATCGAGATAAATGCCATTCTTCAATAATTGCAATTAACTTCTTAGCGTATGTTGGATCTGTCGCATACCCATCTTGCGTTAAAGCTACTGCTGCAGTTTGGTAATCCTTAGCTTTTAAAACATGTTGATACTGTGCAGTATTCCAACTTGTCCCATGATACAGCAGTTCCGCATGTGCCTTCATACTTTCTTGCCAAGAATCATAAGACGCAAAACGCCCCTGGATAGTTATCCACTGGCCATTTTCAAACTCTTGGGTCGGCAATACAACACTTTTTTGACTTTTATCTGCTTTAATGCCATATAAATTATTGTATTGTGTCGACAAAGTCGACGTATGCCAATCAGATTCCAAAATTGCTTGAGCAATACTGATTGATGCAATCACACCGTATTTTTCTTGCATTTCTCTAGCGTATGGTGCTAACTGATTAATCCAAACCACCTTTTGTTGATCTGCTTGACTATTTGTCGGTGATTGTTGTCGATCAAAAATTAAAGTCTGTGACCAAAACGTAGCAACAATGGCAATAATAACAATACTACTAACCCACAGCCAGAGATCTAATTTAATTAACTTTTTTTTCGTTCGTCGTTTTTTTCGTTTTGCCATTTAGTGAAAATCATCCATTGCTAATAATTTTTGAAAATATGTTGACGTTGCTTTTAATGTTTCTGGTGTGTCACTTAAAAGAAAGTGCCCCTCTGACAAAAAGTAGACGTGGTCCACTTCATCAATACCCGTTAAATGGTGGGTCACCCATATAATTGTACGATTTTGTAGCACTTTAAATATCTGTTGTAGGACTTCATACTCCGTTTTAGGATCTAAGCCCACCGTTGGCTCATCTAAAATAACAATCGGCGCCTTTTGTAACAGGACGCGTGCCAGTGCAAAGCGTTGTTGTTCGCCACCCGAAAAACGGGCACCTGCCTCCTGCATTTTTGTCTGATATTTTTCTGGCAAACTATCAATTAGCGGTTGTAACCCAGCTTGTGTTATGGCTGCTTTTACTTGATCATCAGTTGCATTAATATTACCCATTCGCACATTATTTAAAATCGTTGTATCAAATAAATAAGATTGCTGATCTAATACAGCTATGACCTTTGACAAGTTTTGTTTTAGCAACTGTACGGATTCATTACCAATTGTCACATGACCTGACTCTGGGACAATATCACCTGTCATTAATTTTAATAGGGTGGTCTTTCCCGAACCGGAACGCCCTAATATCGCAATTTTTTCACCCGCCTGGACAACTAAATTTAATTGGTGAATTATTGTTTTATCGCCATATTTAAATGTCACATGACTTAATTCAATTGTTGGTGTCATAATGTTTTTAGGTATCATCACGCTTTCCTCAGGAACTGGTAATTCATTTAAACGTATCATGCTGTCCTCATAGAATGATGCCTCACTAACACCTTGATTAACACCCAAAAAGCTATCAACTAGGGGGAAAATAGCCAAGATAAACGCTGCAATAAAATTCACAGCTATTCGACTGCCTGAAAATTGACTACCTGACCAGATGGTTGTGCTAACAACTAATATCAATACAAGTATTTGTATCCAAAAATCACGCCACCAACCAAACTTCATGCTTTCACCCTTGGTTTTAGCTAAATTTGCCATTACTTTACCCTGAGAGGCTATGAGGTCTTGTTGACGACCAGATAATACCCAATCTTGTAGACCAAGAACAGCATCTGTTGCATCAGTGTATAACTGAGATTGTAGTTGCTTTTGTTTTTTTACGCGCGCGCGATTTGCAAAAAAGCTCACGATTGGTATGATAACCATGATGACTGATAACATCGTCACCCACCATAACATAAATAGCCAGTTCACGACACCAATACCAATACTAACAAACAAATACAAAACCATACCCGCGCCAAGTGGGAATAGTGTCCGTAAATATAGGTTTTGCAAGCGATCAAGATCATCTGCTAATAAACTAAGCACCTCCCCTGTTTGCAAGCGACTGCGAATATTACTAGCTGTACTTGCAACACTTTCATACAAACGTCTACGTGATTTCGAGACAAAACGAAGCACCCAATTATGAGAAACCATTCGCTGAGCATATCGAAAAACAGGGCGAGCAATACCAAAACCTCTTGTTAACACAATCGGTACATAAATCATTAAAACATTTTCTGGTCGTTGTGCTGCGCGAGATATTAAGTATCCTGAAACAAACATCAATGAACCTGCAGCTAAAATTGTCAAAAAGCTTAACACAATTGACCAAAAAAGACCTGACTTTTGCGATTTTAAAAAAGGTATAACCCAGCGATCCCTTTTTAATAATTGTCTAACCTTACTCATCATTCGCCTCCTAGCTCATAACGTAACTGGTTCAATTGGCTGTTGACGTCTGCTAATAATAAATGTGGCTCTCCTTGCTCAACAACTTCACCATGCCGTAACACAAGAACATAATCCATTTGGTCTAACCAATGCAAGCGATGCGTGGCAAAGAATACTAAATGAGAGGCCAAAATAGGCGCCATTGTTTGTTTTAAATCATATTCTGTTTCAATATCCAAGTGGGCCGTTGGTTCATCAAACAATAATATTTTTCGTTGATTATCTAATAACATTCTAGCTAAGGTAATTCTTTGTGCTTGTCCACCAGAAACTTGACGACCACTTTCACCAATCACACTATCTAACCCATCTGGTAATTCATCAACAAACGATGATAATCCTGCACTTTTAATTGCATCCCTCACCTCGCTGTCAGTAGCATTTTGTGCATAAAATTTAATGTTTTCACGTAGCGTGTTATGAAAAATGTACGGTTGCTGTGGCATATAAAAAAACTGCTTTTGCCAATCAGATTGTGCTAAATGTGGTAGTTTTTGGTGATTAATAGTGATCTCCCCACTATCTGCTGTTAAAAAGCCACCGATAATATTCAGTAAGGTGGATTTACCTGAACCACTTTCACCAACCAAGGCAATTTTTTGATACCCATTTGCTTGTAATGTTATATTTTTTAACACTGGCTGCTGATCATAGGAAAAATTAATGTCATTTAAAGTCAGTTGACTATCAGATTGCCATGTTGTGAGTTGCAATACGCCTTGATCTGAAACATCAGGTTCCTCAATCATAGCCAAAACATCCGTTAACGCGTTCTTACCATTTAAAGTCGCATGATAATCATCAGAAAAATTACGCAACGGTAAAAAATACTCAGGTGATAAAATCAATATCGTTAGCGCTGGTAATAATAACATATGACCGTTAAGTAAATCAAATCCTAGAAAAACCGCGACAACAGCAATTGAGAGTGTCGTAAAAAAGTCTAATGCAAACGTTGATGTCATGGCAATTCTCAGTGTTCGCATGGTCGTTTTTCGGTAATCTTCAGAAATTTGATAGATTTCATCACTATAAGTATTTGCCAATCCAAGTTGCTTCAAAGTTGGTAATCCACGCAAAGCATCGACAAAGCGATTGTTCAAATTTTTAAAATTTGCAAATTCTGCATCGGCCTTGCTTTGTGCCGCTAAGCCTAAAATAATAAAAAATATAATGACAACTGGAAAAATTAATAACAAGAACAAACCTTGCTCCCACTTAATATAAAAAATGTAGGCCAATACTAGCCA includes these proteins:
- the cydC gene encoding thiol reductant ABC exporter subunit CydC; this translates as MSKVRQLLKRDRWVIPFLKSQKSGLFWSIVLSFLTILAAGSLMFVSGYLISRAAQRPENVLMIYVPIVLTRGFGIARPVFRYAQRMVSHNWVLRFVSKSRRRLYESVASTASNIRSRLQTGEVLSLLADDLDRLQNLYLRTLFPLGAGMVLYLFVSIGIGVVNWLFMLWWVTMLSVIMVIIPIVSFFANRARVKKQKQLQSQLYTDATDAVLGLQDWVLSGRQQDLIASQGKVMANLAKTKGESMKFGWWRDFWIQILVLILVVSTTIWSGSQFSGSRIAVNFIAAFILAIFPLVDSFLGVNQGVSEASFYEDSMIRLNELPVPEESVMIPKNIMTPTIELSHVTFKYGDKTIIHQLNLVVQAGEKIAILGRSGSGKTTLLKLMTGDIVPESGHVTIGNESVQLLKQNLSKVIAVLDQQSYLFDTTILNNVRMGNINATDDQVKAAITQAGLQPLIDSLPEKYQTKMQEAGARFSGGEQQRFALARVLLQKAPIVILDEPTVGLDPKTEYEVLQQIFKVLQNRTIIWVTHHLTGIDEVDHVYFLSEGHFLLSDTPETLKATSTYFQKLLAMDDFH
- a CDS encoding CamS family sex pheromone protein; translation: MRRISFRGYMVMVIAILILAIGGLYFFNVNRIAPTTKKTSSGVQITQRAPGQYQTVIKDGRYLVSAARGITATSEPNSLDVKNFESSLLDLAKTQFKTNQYIFQEGQYLSADTVNNLLARKSNSNPDAINPEDNGKTDDSRNPIYVQTLTEQDFMSKDGKNLKLSGMVIGVAMNTQDEYQKEEFGPTYKQNISDNDRIAYGRKIAPKIIQKVRQQSGVPQDVPIVIAMYANSPSDSLAPGSFYAESTSDKGTDLKAWTDVNDKSIVLPKESTDTSKLGNDENNGFANFKNDVANFFPNIAGATAVANFKAGTLTSMNVTVTTQFYSQTEIDSFTTYVSQSALKFLPSNVPVRIIVKTANELQAILTRNTNDKTFTITLLD
- a CDS encoding glycoside hydrolase family 73 protein — encoded protein: MAKRKKRRTKKKLIKLDLWLWVSSIVIIAIVATFWSQTLIFDRQQSPTNSQADQQKVVWINQLAPYAREMQEKYGVIASISIAQAILESDWHTSTLSTQYNNLYGIKADKSQKSVVLPTQEFENGQWITIQGRFASYDSWQESMKAHAELLYHGTSWNTAQYQHVLKAKDYQTAAVALTQDGYATDPTYAKKLIAIIEEWHLSRFDIPK
- the cydD gene encoding thiol reductant ABC exporter subunit CydD, with translation MIDKRLFKLKGIISTLMILVIMTGIQGLAIIAQSVFMSRAIVDLWQGQPIRMTINNIIWFAVAFIVRQLLVVLKNQFMAIYADAAVEDYRVQLLEKYTALGSTVVANQGTGNAVTTLGAGLDNVKNYFQLLLIKVFDLSIIPWLVLAYIFYIKWEQGLFLLLIFPVVIIFFIILGLAAQSKADAEFANFKNLNNRFVDALRGLPTLKQLGLANTYSDEIYQISEDYRKTTMRTLRIAMTSTFALDFFTTLSIAVVAVFLGFDLLNGHMLLLPALTILILSPEYFLPLRNFSDDYHATLNGKNALTDVLAMIEEPDVSDQGVLQLTTWQSDSQLTLNDINFSYDQQPVLKNITLQANGYQKIALVGESGSGKSTLLNIIGGFLTADSGEITINHQKLPHLAQSDWQKQFFYMPQQPYIFHNTLRENIKFYAQNATDSEVRDAIKSAGLSSFVDELPDGLDSVIGESGRQVSGGQAQRITLARMLLDNQRKILLFDEPTAHLDIETEYDLKQTMAPILASHLVFFATHRLHWLDQMDYVLVLRHGEVVEQGEPHLLLADVNSQLNQLRYELGGE
- the ligA gene encoding NAD-dependent DNA ligase LigA — translated: MLPEFTPIEQLTTPMAQQEIANHQETLLQYGVAYYEQDAPLVEDYVYDALYARLVELEAAFPQFINPDSPTQKVGGAITKSGLEKVVHPAPMLSLGDVFSLEELEEWDARTTKTLGFQSAYNLELKIDGLAVALTYVDGKLIQASTRGNGMIGEDVTANVKMIKVIPQILNEPLTIEVRGEIYMSKSSFATLNNQRETEGLAPFANPRNAAAGSLRQLNTSIMKQRQLSAFVYYTAEPDILGVTTQSQALERFHELGLPTDHHNHVILKMPDIADYISKYSADRDKLSYGIDGVVVKVNELDDQTDLGNTVKIPRWAIAYKFPPEEALTILRDIEWTVGRTGAVTPTAVMDPVQLAGTTVQRASLHNPDYLNDKGVRLGDTVTLHKAGDIIPEIGQVILSKRPVNSQPYNIPLLCPACESKLVHLEGEVALRCINPACSAQIQEGLAHFASRNAMNIEGMGPRVIAQLLQAGFIEDVASIYRLNATQLHALDKFKEKSVSNLLNAIERSKDNSLEKLLFGLGIRMVGAKAARLIAEKFKTLSVIARATVSEIANIDGIGETIARSLVQYFNMPESQQLLKELTAAGVNQSYLSEVVIDESSFFYGKKIVLTGKLSESNRSAVSKWLQNHGASVSSAVSSKTDLLIAGTDAGSKLAKANELGIAVWTESQLIAAQKEEDIKK
- the pcrA gene encoding DNA helicase PcrA — encoded protein: MSVEELINGMNDKQAEAVQTTQGPLLIMAGAGSGKTRVLTHRIAHLVQDLNVFPWRILAITFTNKAAKEMRERISALLSEDVARDIWVSTFHALAVRILRRDGENIGLSRNFTIIDTSAQKTLMKRVISDLNLDTNQYDPRTILGMISNAKNDMLRPRDYAKQADNAFQETVAEIYTAYQQELKRAQSVDFDDLIMLTIDLFQSTPEVLTRYQNQFEYLHVDEYQDTNDAQYTIVNLLAKRSQNLAVVGDADQSIYGWRGANMNNILNFEKDYPTAHTVMLEQNYRSTQNILDAANAVINHNNERVPKKLWTQNGKGDKIIYYRAQTERDEANFILSNVQKMREENNMAYSDFAVLYRTNAQSRNVEESLVKANMPYTMVGGHKFYERKEILDIMSYMNLITNPDNNAAFERVVNEPKRGLGATSLNRLRELANRLNVSYMTAIDSIELAPEISTKAASKFLVFADMMHDLRQQSEFLNVTELAELAMTRSGYRQMLAEKSDPDSQARLENLEEFLSVTKEFDEKYRADDPEAVDPMTDFLGSTALMTDLDDFEEGDGAVTLMTLHAAKGLEFPVVFLIGMEEGIFPLSRSLMDEDLLEEERRLAYVGITRAKEKLFLTNAFSRLLYGRTQVNDASRFISEISPELLDSQSAGSVNSSSYQRAMPFDRKTQMAKATTFQSTPVIKTVSGTTGGDNTSWSAGDKVSHKKWGIGTVVAVTGNTNDQELKVAFPSEGVKQLLAAFAPITKID